The genomic interval CTACTCAAGCAGGACCAGTACGCCCCCATGTCGGTGGCGGAGCAGGCGGTTTCCCTCTTTACGGCCAGCAGCGGCGCCCTGGACGATGTCGAGGTGAACAAGGTGCGGCCCTTCGAGAAGGCCCTGCTCTCCTATCTGCACTCCAGTCACCAGGATCTTCTCGACGCACTCGAGGCGAAGAAAGAACTGACGGATGAGCTGAAGCAGCAGCTGGACGCGGCGGTAAAGCAGTTCAAATCCACGTCGACCTACTAGGAGTTCTGCATGGCTAAGGCCAAGGAAATCAACGCGCAGATCAAAAGCGTCAAAAACACGCGGAAGATCACGCGGGCCATGGAGATGGTGGCGGCCAGTAAGATGCGGCGGGCTCAGGAGCGGATGCGTGCGGCCCGCCCCTATGCGGAGAAGATCCGTGAGGTGCTCGGGCATCTTGCCCAGGCTCACCCCGAGTATCGTCACCCCTTCCTGGAGGAACGGGAGGTCAAACGTGCCGGTTTTCTCGTGGTGACCACGGATCGAGGCCTTTGCGGCGCGCTCAACGTCAACGTTCTGCGTAAGGTCGTCGACAAGATGCACGAGCTGCACCAGAAAGGCATCGAGGCGGACGTCGGTGTCTATGGCAGCAAGGGTATTGCTTTCATGCGCCGCCATGGTGCTCACCTGGTGGCCGAGCTGAATGGCCTGGGTGATCGGCCCAACCTTGCCGACATGATCGGCCCCATCCGTGCCATGGCCGACGCCTTCCGTCGCGGTGAGGTGGATGTCGTCTACTTGGTATCGTCGCGCTTCATCAACACCATGGTGCAACGCCCGGCCCTGGAGCAGCTGCTGCCCGCGGCCAGACCGGAACCGACGGAAGCGCAGAAAAAGGAGCAGTGGGATTACATCTACGAGCCGGAGGCGCGTCCCGTTCTGGATCGCTTGTTGGAGCGTTACGTGGAATCGGTGGTGTACCAGGCGGTCATTGAACACCTGGCCTGCGAGCAGAGTGCGCGCATGGTAGCCATGAAAAATGCCTCGGACAATGCCAAGCGGATGGTGTCGGATCTGCAACTGGCCTACAACAAAGCGCGTCAGGCGGCCATCACCCAGGAAATTGCCGAAATCAGCGCCGGTGCGGCGGCGGTCTAGAGTCTTTGATTTACTATTGAGGGTTAGAGCATGAGCGAAGCGCAAGCAGCAGAAAAGGCGGTAGGTCACATCGTCCAAGTCATCGGACCGGTGATCGACATCGCCTTTCCGCGAGGCGAGGTTCCGGAAATTATGGAGGCCGTGGTCGTCGAGGATCGCCAACTGACGATCGAGATTCAGACCCAGCTGGGTGACGGTGTAGCCCGCGGTATCGCCATGGGTGCGAGCGAAGGTCTCAAGCGTGGCCTCAAGGTCCGGCGTACGGGAGCGGCCATCAGTGTGCCCGTTGGGCACGGTACCCTGGGACGCATCATGAACGTCCTGGGTGATCCAGTGGATGGCAAGGGCGAGGTCCAGTGCGACCAGCGTACCCCCATCCATCGTGCGGCACCGGCCTTTGACGAGTTGGCGGCCAGCACCGAGATACTGGAAACGGGCGTCAAGGTCATCGACCTCGTCTGCCCCTTCGCCAAAGGCGGTAAGGTGGGGCTCTTCGGCGGCGCCGGTGTGGGCAAGACCGTGCTGATGATGGAGCTTATTCGCAACATCGCCATCGAGCACACCGGTTACTCCGTATTTGCCGGTATCGGTGAGCGTACCCGCGAGGGCAACGATTTCTATCACGAAATGACCGAATCCAAGGTTCTGGATAAGGTCGCCCTGTGCTATGGGCAGATGAACGAGCCGCCGGGTAACCGCTTGCGGGTGGGGCTCACCGGTCTGACCATGGCGGAGCATTTCCGCGACGAGGGTCGTGACATCCTGATGTTCATCGACAACATCTTCCGTTACACCCTGGCCGGTACGGAGGTGTCCGCCTTGCTGGGACGTATGCCCTCGGCCGTGGGCTATCAGCCAACCCTCGCGGAGGAAATGGGTAAGCTGCAGGAGCGTATTACCTCCACCAAGGTGGGATCCATCACCTCGGTACAGGCCGTGTACGTGCCGGCGGACGATATTACCGATCCCTCCCCGGCCACTACCTTCGCGCACCTCGACGCAACGGTAGTGCTGTCGCGTCAGATCGCCGAGCTTGGCATCTACCCGGCGCTGGACCCTCTGGATTCCTTCAGTCGCCAGCTCGATCCACAGATCGTTGGGCAGGAGCACTACGATGTGGCCCGTGCCTGTCAGAAAACCCTGCAGCGCTACAAGGAACTCCAGGACATCATTGCCATTCTGGGTATGGATGAGCTCTCGGCGGACGACAAGGTGCTCGTGGCTCGGGCGCGGAAGATTCAACGTTTCCTGTCGCAGCCCTTCTTCGTCGCCGAGGTCTTCACCGGCGCACCGGGAACCTACGTCTCCCTGAAGGAAACGATCCGCGGCTTCAAGGCCATCGTCAACGGTGAATACGACCACCTTCCCGAACAGGCGTTCTATATGGTCGGGACCATCGACGAGGCTATCGCCAAAGCCCAGAAGCTGCAGCAGGGATAAGGCGGTATGGCCATGACCATCGATGTCCAGGTTGTGAGTGCCGAGGGCAGCATCTACGAGGGTGCCGCCGACATGGTGGTGGCTCCCGGCGAGATGGGCGAGCTCGGTATCCTGCCCATGCACGCGCCGCTGCTCACTGGGCTGCGGCCTGGGGAGCTGCGTATTAAGCATGGCGATGAGACCGAGTATCTCTTCGTCAACGGCGGTATTCTGGAAATTCAGCCGCACCTTGTCACCGTGCTGGCCGATTCGGCCGAGCGTGCCACCGACATCGACGAAGCCAAGGCCAAGGCCGCCAAGGAGGCGGCGGAAGCACGGCTGAGCCAGCAGCTGGATGGCATGGATTATGCGGCAGCACAGGCTGAGCTTCTGGAACAAATCGCGCGTCTCAAGA from Acidithiobacillus caldus ATCC 51756 carries:
- the atpG gene encoding F0F1 ATP synthase subunit gamma; translated protein: MAKAKEINAQIKSVKNTRKITRAMEMVAASKMRRAQERMRAARPYAEKIREVLGHLAQAHPEYRHPFLEEREVKRAGFLVVTTDRGLCGALNVNVLRKVVDKMHELHQKGIEADVGVYGSKGIAFMRRHGAHLVAELNGLGDRPNLADMIGPIRAMADAFRRGEVDVVYLVSSRFINTMVQRPALEQLLPAARPEPTEAQKKEQWDYIYEPEARPVLDRLLERYVESVVYQAVIEHLACEQSARMVAMKNASDNAKRMVSDLQLAYNKARQAAITQEIAEISAGAAAV
- the atpD gene encoding F0F1 ATP synthase subunit beta, which gives rise to MSEAQAAEKAVGHIVQVIGPVIDIAFPRGEVPEIMEAVVVEDRQLTIEIQTQLGDGVARGIAMGASEGLKRGLKVRRTGAAISVPVGHGTLGRIMNVLGDPVDGKGEVQCDQRTPIHRAAPAFDELAASTEILETGVKVIDLVCPFAKGGKVGLFGGAGVGKTVLMMELIRNIAIEHTGYSVFAGIGERTREGNDFYHEMTESKVLDKVALCYGQMNEPPGNRLRVGLTGLTMAEHFRDEGRDILMFIDNIFRYTLAGTEVSALLGRMPSAVGYQPTLAEEMGKLQERITSTKVGSITSVQAVYVPADDITDPSPATTFAHLDATVVLSRQIAELGIYPALDPLDSFSRQLDPQIVGQEHYDVARACQKTLQRYKELQDIIAILGMDELSADDKVLVARARKIQRFLSQPFFVAEVFTGAPGTYVSLKETIRGFKAIVNGEYDHLPEQAFYMVGTIDEAIAKAQKLQQG
- a CDS encoding F0F1 ATP synthase subunit epsilon, whose product is MTIDVQVVSAEGSIYEGAADMVVAPGEMGELGILPMHAPLLTGLRPGELRIKHGDETEYLFVNGGILEIQPHLVTVLADSAERATDIDEAKAKAAKEAAEARLSQQLDGMDYAAAQAELLEQIARLKTVQKLREQGLLR